The following are encoded in a window of Urocitellus parryii isolate mUroPar1 chromosome 7, mUroPar1.hap1, whole genome shotgun sequence genomic DNA:
- the LOC144255830 gene encoding LOW QUALITY PROTEIN: RNA-binding protein EWS-like (The sequence of the model RefSeq protein was modified relative to this genomic sequence to represent the inferred CDS: inserted 2 bases in 1 codon; deleted 2 bases in 2 codons), giving the protein MPSTDYSTYSQVAAQQGYSAYSAQSTQGYAQTTQAYGQQSYGTYGQPTDVSYTQAQTTTTYGKTAYATSYGKPPTGYTTPTAPQAYSQPVQGYGTGAYNTTTATVTTTQASYAAQSAYGTQPAYPGYGQQPAATPPARPQDGNKPAETSQPQSSTGGYNQPSLGYGQSNYSYPQVPGIAPVIQLQPVTAPPSYPPTSYSSTQPTSYDQSSYSQQNTYGQPSSYGQQSSYSQQSSYGQQPPTSYTPQTESYSQAPSQYSQQSSSYGQQSSFRQDRPSSMGVYGQESGGFSGPGENRSMSGPDNRGRGRGGFDCGGMSRGGRGGGRSGMGSAGERGGFNKPGGPMNEGPDLDLGPPVDPDEDSDNSAVYVQGLNDNVTLDDLADFFKQCGVVKMNKRTGQPMIHIYMDKETGKPKGDATVSYEDPPTAKAAVEWFDGKDFQGSKLKVTLARKKPPMNSMRGGKPPLEGRGMPPPLRGGPGGPGGPGGPMGHMGGHGGHRGSFPSRGPRGSRGNLSGGGNVQHRAGDWQYPNPGCANQNFPWRTECNQCGNLGRGGPGGMRGGRGGLFRGGPGXSTDRGGFRGGLGMDRGGFGGGRRGGPGGPPGPLMEQMGGRRGGCGGPGKMDKGNHRQERRDRPY; this is encoded by the exons atgcCATCCACAGATTACAGTACCTACAGCCAAGTTGCAGCCCAGCAGGGCTACAGTGCTTACAGTGCCCAGTCAACTCAAGGATATGCACAGACCACCCAGGCATATGGGCAACAAAGCTATGGAACTTATGGACAGCCTACTGATGTCAGCTATACCCAGGCTCAGACCACTACCACCTATGGGAAGACTGCATATGCAACTTCTTATGGAAAGCCTCCCACTGGTTATACTACCCCAACTGCCCCCCAGGCATACAGCCAGCCTGTCCAGGGGTACGGCACTGGTGCTTATAACACCACCACTGCTACTGTCACCACCACCCAGGCCTCCTATGCAGCCCAGTCTGCATATGGGACTCAGCCTGCTTACCCTGGCTATGGGCAACAGCCAGCAGCCACTCCACCTGCAAGACCGCAGGATGGTAACAAGCCCGCTGAGACTAGTCAACCTCAGTCTAGCACAGGGGGTTATAACCAGCCTAGCCTAGGATACGGACAGAGTAACTACAGTTATCCTCAGGTTCCTGGGATAGCTCCAGTTATCCAGTTGCAGCCAGTTACCGCGCCTCCATCCTATCCTCCTACCAGCTATTCCTCTACACAGCCGACTAGTTATGATCAGAGCAGTTACTCTCAGCAGAACACTTATGGGCAACCGAGCAGCTATGGACAGCAGAGTAGCTATAGTCAACAAAGCAGCTATGGGCAACAGCCTCCCACTAGTTAC ACACCCCAGACTGAATCCTACAGCCAGGCTCCAAGTCAATATAGCCAACAGAGCAGCAGCTACGGGCAGCAGAGTTCATTCCGACAGGATCGCCCCAGTAGCATGGGTGTTTATGGGCAGGAGTCTGGAGGATTTTCGGGACCAGGAGAGAACCGGAGCATGAGTGGCCCTGATAACCGGGGCAGGGGAAGAGGGGGATTTGATTGTGGAGGCATGAGCAGAGGTGGGCGAGGAGGAGGACGCAGTGGAATGGGCAGCGCTGGAGAGCGG GGTGGCTTCAATAAGCCTGGAGGACCCATGAATGAAGGACCAGATCTTGATCTAGGCCCTCCAGTAGATCCTGATGAAGACTCTGACAACAGTGCAGTTTATGTGCAAGGATTAAATGACAATGTGACTCTTGATGATCTGGCAGATTTCTTTAAGCAGTGTGGGGTTGTTAAGATGAATAAGAGAACTGGGCAACCCATGATCCACATCTACATGGACAAGGAAACAGGAAAGCCCAAAGGTGATGCCACAGTGTCCTATGAAGACCCGCCAACTGCCAAGGCTGCTGTGGAGTGGTTTGATGGAAAAGATTTTCAAGGAAGCAAACTAAAAGTCACTCTTGCTCGAAAGAAGCCTCCCATGAACAGCATGCGGGGTGGCAAGCCACCTCTTGAGGGCAGAGGGATGCCACCACCACTCCGTGGAGGTCCAGGTGGCCCAGGAGGTCCTGGGGGACCCATGGGTCACATGGGAGGCcatggaggacacagaggaagTTTTCCCTCAAGAGGGCCACGGGGTTCCAGAGGGAATCTCTCTGGAGGAGGAAACGTCCAGCACCGAGCTGGGGACTGGCAATATCCCAATCCGGGTTGTGCAAACCAGAACTTCCCCTGGAGAACAGAATGCAACCAGT GTGGTAACCTTGGAAGAGGTGGCCCTGGAGGCATGCGGGGAGGAAGAGGTGGCCTCTTCAGAGGTGGCCCTGG CTCCACAGACAGGGGTGGCTTCCGTGGTGGCCTTGGCATGGACCGAGGTGGCTTTGGCGGAGGAAGACGAGGTGGTCCAGGGGGTCCCCCTGGACCTTTAATGGAGCAgatgggaggaagaagaggtggATGTGGAGGACCTGGAAAAATGGATAAAGGCAACCACCGTCAGGAACGCAGAGATCGGCCCTACTAG